In the Candidatus Electrothrix sp. GW3-4 genome, one interval contains:
- a CDS encoding efflux RND transporter permease subunit translates to MLSKFFLDRPVFAWVIAIIIMTLGALAIHQMPIAQYPPIAPPAIAIDAFFPGASAETVENTVTQIVEQKMTGLDDMIYLSGSSSSSGSSRVELTFAAGTDPDLAWAKVQNKLQLALASLPDVVQRSGVQVSKSTRNWLLIPALISENGSMDSNDLQDYAQSNLEKVLARIPGVGEVQPFGSQYAMRIWINPDKLTSYSLTFADVMAALRSYNVEVSAGQLGGTPAAEGQRLNAPIVVQHLLETPEEFTEVPIRINQDGSAVRIKDIGRAELAIERSDSIVKSNGRPAAGMAVRQAAGANALETATAIKEKLEEMSRFFPPGMKVIYPYDTTPFTKVSIDEVIKTLFEAIILVFIIMYVFMGNIRATIIPTIAVPVVLLGTFAVLGFAGYSVNMLTMFAMVLAIGLLVDDAIVVVENVERIMSEEGLPPKEATAKSMDEITSALIGIGLVLSAVFGPMAFFPGSTGVLYRQFSVTLITAMLLSVLVALILTPVLCASFLKPVKAGHAPSENAIFFMRPFFAVFEFFFGGIRSLYVRFVAFSLRTKALFLVCYLLILALAGFLLQRMPTSYIPDEDQGMVLVQIMLPPGSTLEQTEAVVTKVRNYFLEHEAEAVKNAMTISGRNFSGQGQNLAMCFIKLKDWEERQRPDLKVKPIAGRAMGALSQIKEAMVFAFPPPPVIELGMANGFDFQLQDRGGLGHEKLAAARNQLLGMAAQDPRLMGVRPNGMMDTPEYRVDVNWDRAGALGVPLSSIHSTLATAFGSSYVNDFIQAGRVKKVYVQADASYRRLPQDMERLYVRNTEGKMVPFSAFATGRWSLGSPSLQRYNAFPSMNIQGQPAPGHSTGEAMAAMEELVSRLPQGISFDWSGLSYQEKMATKQGPILYAFSIFVIFLCVAALYESWTIPFANLLMLPLGVFGAIVASSLRGMPNDVYFQIGFLTTMGLSTKNAILIIQFIKERLAVGQGLTEATLDAVKTRFRPVMMTSLAFFFGVLPLAVAGGAGAGAMNALGTAVCGGMLSATFIDLIFIPLFFVLVSQLFGGKKDKQQPAKKLDAPNKPEVQSA, encoded by the coding sequence ATGCTCTCGAAATTTTTTCTTGACCGACCCGTCTTTGCCTGGGTTATTGCCATTATTATCATGACGCTGGGCGCACTGGCTATCCACCAGATGCCCATTGCCCAGTATCCACCTATTGCCCCACCCGCCATTGCCATTGATGCCTTCTTTCCCGGCGCATCTGCGGAGACCGTGGAGAATACGGTCACCCAGATCGTGGAACAGAAGATGACCGGGCTGGACGATATGATCTACCTCTCCGGCAGCAGCTCGTCCTCGGGTTCCTCTCGGGTGGAGCTGACCTTTGCCGCTGGCACTGATCCGGATCTGGCCTGGGCCAAGGTGCAGAACAAGCTCCAGCTGGCCCTGGCCAGCCTGCCGGATGTGGTCCAGCGCTCCGGGGTGCAGGTGAGCAAGTCCACCCGTAACTGGTTGCTCATCCCGGCCCTGATCTCGGAAAACGGCAGCATGGACAGCAACGACCTCCAGGACTATGCCCAATCCAATCTGGAAAAAGTCCTGGCCCGGATTCCCGGGGTCGGTGAGGTGCAGCCCTTTGGTTCCCAGTATGCCATGCGGATCTGGATCAACCCGGACAAACTGACCAGCTACAGCCTCACCTTTGCCGATGTAATGGCGGCCCTGCGCTCCTATAACGTAGAGGTCTCTGCTGGCCAGCTGGGTGGTACGCCAGCCGCAGAGGGGCAGCGGCTCAACGCGCCCATTGTGGTCCAGCACCTTCTCGAAACACCGGAAGAATTTACCGAGGTGCCCATCCGCATCAATCAGGACGGCTCTGCCGTGCGAATTAAGGATATCGGTCGGGCTGAGCTGGCCATTGAGCGCAGCGACTCCATCGTCAAGAGCAATGGCAGGCCTGCCGCTGGGATGGCGGTGCGCCAGGCTGCCGGAGCCAATGCCCTGGAAACGGCCACGGCGATCAAGGAGAAGCTGGAGGAGATGAGCCGGTTCTTTCCGCCGGGCATGAAGGTGATCTATCCCTACGACACCACCCCCTTTACCAAGGTCTCCATTGATGAGGTGATCAAGACCCTGTTCGAGGCCATTATCCTGGTCTTCATCATCATGTACGTGTTCATGGGTAATATTCGGGCGACGATTATTCCCACCATTGCCGTGCCTGTGGTCCTGTTGGGCACCTTTGCCGTGCTCGGTTTTGCGGGGTATTCGGTCAACATGCTGACCATGTTTGCCATGGTCCTGGCTATCGGTCTCTTGGTGGACGATGCCATTGTGGTGGTGGAGAACGTGGAGCGGATCATGAGTGAGGAGGGCCTGCCGCCCAAGGAGGCCACAGCTAAGTCCATGGACGAGATCACCAGTGCCCTGATCGGGATCGGCCTGGTCCTGTCCGCCGTCTTCGGGCCCATGGCCTTTTTCCCCGGCTCTACGGGGGTCCTCTACCGCCAGTTCTCTGTCACCCTGATTACGGCTATGCTCCTCTCCGTGCTGGTGGCTCTGATCCTCACTCCGGTCCTCTGCGCCTCCTTCCTGAAACCGGTCAAGGCCGGACATGCGCCGTCGGAAAACGCCATCTTCTTTATGCGCCCCTTCTTTGCCGTGTTCGAGTTCTTCTTCGGCGGCATCCGCAGCCTCTACGTGCGCTTTGTCGCCTTTTCCCTGCGTACCAAGGCCCTCTTCCTGGTCTGTTACCTGTTGATTCTGGCTTTGGCCGGATTTCTCCTGCAGCGGATGCCCACCTCCTATATCCCGGACGAGGACCAAGGTATGGTGTTGGTCCAGATCATGCTGCCTCCCGGTTCCACCCTGGAGCAGACCGAGGCGGTGGTGACCAAGGTGCGCAACTACTTCCTGGAGCACGAAGCAGAGGCGGTCAAGAACGCCATGACCATCTCCGGCCGTAACTTCAGCGGCCAGGGCCAGAATCTGGCCATGTGCTTTATCAAACTCAAGGACTGGGAGGAACGGCAGCGACCGGACCTCAAGGTCAAGCCCATTGCTGGCCGGGCCATGGGGGCCCTGTCCCAGATCAAGGAGGCCATGGTCTTTGCCTTTCCGCCGCCGCCGGTAATCGAATTGGGTATGGCGAATGGTTTTGATTTTCAGCTTCAGGACCGGGGCGGTCTGGGCCATGAGAAGTTGGCCGCAGCCCGTAACCAGCTGTTGGGGATGGCGGCCCAGGATCCACGTCTGATGGGGGTTCGGCCCAACGGGATGATGGACACCCCGGAATACCGGGTGGACGTGAATTGGGACCGGGCCGGTGCCTTGGGTGTGCCGCTCAGTTCCATCCACAGCACCCTGGCCACCGCCTTTGGCAGCAGCTACGTCAACGACTTCATCCAGGCAGGCCGGGTCAAAAAGGTCTATGTCCAGGCCGATGCCTCCTATCGTCGCCTGCCTCAGGACATGGAACGGCTCTATGTCCGTAATACGGAAGGTAAGATGGTGCCCTTTTCCGCCTTTGCCACAGGCCGTTGGAGCCTCGGGTCACCATCGCTGCAACGCTATAATGCCTTTCCGTCCATGAATATCCAGGGACAGCCTGCACCTGGTCACAGTACCGGTGAGGCCATGGCAGCCATGGAGGAGCTGGTGAGCAGGTTGCCGCAGGGCATCAGCTTTGACTGGAGCGGTCTCTCTTATCAGGAGAAAATGGCCACCAAGCAGGGGCCGATCCTCTACGCCTTTTCTATCTTTGTCATCTTCCTCTGCGTGGCCGCCCTGTACGAGAGCTGGACCATCCCTTTTGCCAACCTGTTGATGTTGCCGCTGGGGGTGTTCGGGGCCATTGTTGCCTCTTCGCTGCGCGGTATGCCCAATGATGTCTATTTCCAGATCGGCTTTTTGACGACTATGGGGCTGTCCACCAAGAACGCCATTCTGATCATCCAGTTCATCAAGGAACGGCTGGCCGTGGGCCAGGGCCTGACCGAGGCCACCCTGGATGCGGTCAAGACCCGGTTTCGGCCAGTCATGATGACCTCCCTGGCCTTCTTCTTTGGCGTCCTGCCCCTGGCCGTTGCCGGGGGCGCAGGCGCAGGGGCGATGAATGCCCTGGGCACAGCGGTCTGCGGTGGGATGCTCTCGGCCACCTTTATCGATCTGATCTTTATCCCGCTCTTCTTTGTCCTGGTCTCCCAGCTCTTTGGCGGAAAAAAGGATAAGCAGCAGCCTGCAAAGAAACTTGATGCTCCCAACAAACCGGAGGTACAGTCCGCATGA